The following are encoded together in the Cynocephalus volans isolate mCynVol1 chromosome 4, mCynVol1.pri, whole genome shotgun sequence genome:
- the MS4A1 gene encoding B-lymphocyte antigen CD20, which produces MMTPRNSMSGPFPAEPIKGPIAMQPLHKAIPRRMSSLVGPTQSFFRRESKALGAVQIMNGLFHIALGGLLMIPMGVYAPISVTVWYPLWGGILYIISGSLLAAAEKNSRKGLVRGNIIMNSLSLFAAISGIILLLMDILNITVSHFLKIESLNLIKGPMPFINIYNCESAEKNSPSMQYCYSTQSVFLGILSVMLIFTFFQNLVTAGITENEWKRMCSKPKANVVLLSAEERKEQAIEIEEEMVELTEISSQPKNEEDIEIIPVQEEEETEINFPEPPQDQESSPIENDSSP; this is translated from the exons ATGATGACACCCAGAAATTCAATGAGTGGGCCTTTCCCAGCAGAGCCTATAAAAGGCCCCATCGCCATGCAACCTCTTCACAAAGCAATCCCCAGGAGGATGTCTTCACTGGTGGGCCCCACGCAAAGCTTCTTTAGAAGGGAATCTAAGGCTTTGGGG GCAGTCCAGATCATGAATGGGCTCTTCCATATTGCCCTGGGGGGTCTCTTGATGATCCCCATGGGGGTCTATGCACCCATCTCTGTGACTGTGTGGTACCCTCTCTGGGGAGGCATTCTG TACATTATTTCTGGATCACTCCTGGCAGCAGCAGAAAAAAACTCCAGGAAGGGTTTG GTCAGAGGGAATATTATAATGAACTCATTAAGCCTCTTTGCTGCCATTTCTGGAATAATCCTTTTGCTCATGGACATACTCAATATTAcagtttcccattttttaaaaatcgagaGTCTGAATCTTATTAAAGGTCCCATGCCATTTATTAACATATATAACTGTGAATCGGCTGAGAAAAACTCTCCATCCATGCAATACTGTTACAGCACACAATCTGTGTTTTTG GGCATTTTGTCAGTGATGCTGATCTTCACCTTCTTTCAGAATCTTGTGACAGCTGGCATCACTGAGAATGAATGGAAAAGAATGTGCTCCAAACCCAAAGCT AATGTGGTTCTCCTGTcagctgaagaaagaaaagaacaagcaatTGAAATAGAAGAAGAAATGGTTGAGCTAACTGAAATATCTTCTCAGCCAAAGAATGAAGAAGACATTGAAATTATTCCAGttcaagaagaagaagaaacagaaataaattttccaGAACCTCCCCAAGATCAGGAATCCTCACCAATAGAAAATGACAGCTCTCCTTAA